Below is a window of Perca fluviatilis chromosome 6, GENO_Pfluv_1.0, whole genome shotgun sequence DNA.
AGCACCGTGGCGGTGACAGTCGTGTAGATGGACGTGAAGAAGAACATGAGCACGATGATGTTCTCGCTGTCCACCATTATCTGGTAGTTGACGTACAGGTCGCCCGCGAGGCAGAGGATGAAGATGAGCACTAGAGATAAAGCCATCTTGATCACCCTCATCTGGGTGCCCAGCTTGGGCCCGTGCGCCGCGTTGGTGCTGGCTTTCATGTGACGGAGATGGATGGCCaggtggatggagatggagatgcAGCATTTCACCATGAGCACCCCTGGCAGCACATCAGCCAGGATCAGAAACATGGCTTGGTAGATCTGGCCAGAGGACGTGTTGGGCATTAAAACCCCACAGGCTCTGTTGGCTAAGGTGAAGTTGCCAGAGTTAAACAACAAGAGCATGGGCATGCAGGTGCCCAGGCCGCACAGAGGGATGAGACAAACAGCTAAGGTGACGTGCCTGAGGATGGCGGCCTGGATCTGTGTGTAGCAGTGATTGGGGGTGTGCACCAGCTTGGTGCTGTAGTAAAAAG
It encodes the following:
- the LOC120560449 gene encoding uncharacterized protein LOC120560449, which codes for MYELNKLTLWVMTGLVAVTTVFFNGYIFLVSLWNYRQNKKWSPCETIILALSMADVAHQLLCYFWMTMDELDSQCHMSAMPYTVMMLLIHSLKFTIMWDTGFLTFYYSTKLVHTPNHCYTQIQAAILRHVTLAVCLIPLCGLGTCMPMLLLFNSGNFTLANRACGVLMPNTSSGQIYQAMFLILADVLPGVLMVKCCISISIHLAIHLRHMKASTNAAHGPKLGTQMRVIKMALSLVLIFILCLAGDLYVNYQIMVDSENIIVLMFFFTSIYTTVTATVLIYGKKTFWKALIHELNVCLDIYPCLARLEVPEQKVKPSAPAKVHT